One part of the Pogoniulus pusillus isolate bPogPus1 chromosome 8, bPogPus1.pri, whole genome shotgun sequence genome encodes these proteins:
- the PRDX1 gene encoding peroxiredoxin-1: MSSGNAFIGKPAPNFTATAVMPDGQFKDIKLSDYKGKYVVFFFYPLDFTFVCPTEIIAYSDRADEFKKINCEVIGASVDSHFCHLAWINTPKKQGGLGTMKIPLLSDTNRAIAKEYGVLKEDEGIAYRGLFIIDDKGILRQITINDLPVGRSVDETLRLVQAFQFTDKHGEVCPAGWKPGSDTIKPDVQKSKEYFAKQK, encoded by the exons ATGTCTTCAGGAAATGCTTTCATTGGAAAACCAGCCCCTAACTTTACTGCCACGGCTGTGATGCCAGATGGACAATTCAAAGACATCAAACTCTCTGACTATAAAG GAAaatatgttgtttttttcttctaccCCCTGGACTTCACATTTGTCTGTCCAACTGAAATTATTGCATACAGTGACAGAGCTGATGAATTCAAGAAAATTAACTGTGAAGTAATTGGAGCTTCTGTTGACTCTCACTTTTGTCACCTTGCCTG GATCAACACTCCTAAGAAACAAGGTGGCTTGGGTACTATGAAAATCCCATTGCTTTCTGACACAAATCGTGCCATTGCCAAAGAATATGGAGTACTGAAAGAGGATGAAGGTATTGCATACAG GGGTCTGTTCATAATTGATGACAAGGGGATCTTGAGGCAGATAACAATCAATGATCTTCCTGTTGGACGCTCTGTTGATGAAACCCTCAGGCTTGTCCAGGCCTTCCAGTTTACAGATAAACATGGAGAAG tgtgcccagctggctggaAGCCTGGCAGTGACACAATCAAGCCTGATGTTCAGAAAAGTAAAGAGTATTTTGCCAAGCAGAAATAA
- the MMACHC gene encoding cyanocobalamin reductase / alkylcobalamin dealkylase isoform X1 produces the protein MEQRVAERLRAALGPFGFEVHAFKVGWYNAVLQPAFHLPYPDDTLAFVVLSTPSMFDKALKPFINKERLKIIRDPVDQCVSHHLSRMKEKFPDQKVDVIFDYEILPSRKPKFLAQTAAHVAGAAYYYQRKDVKLDPWGKKKIYGVCIHPKYGGWFAIRGLLLFPDIQVLLLKQSAPIDCVSTEEKRIELLEQFNFHWKDGRYRDIIEVKERYSEEQRAYFATPPAERFKLLGLTCEAQRSTFH, from the exons ATGGAGCAGCGCGTGGCGGAGCGGCTCCGCGCTGCCTTGGGGCCCTTCGGCTTCGAAGTGCACGCCTTCAAG GTTGGATGGTACaatgctgttctccagccagccTTTCATCTCCCCTACCCAGATGACACACTGGCCTTTGTGGTTCTCAGCACACCTTCGATGTTTGATAAAGCCTTGAAACCTTTTATCAACAAAGAACGGTTGAAAATTATCAGGGATCCTGTGGATCAGTGTGTTTCTCATCATTTATCACGCATGAAGGAG AAATTCCCTGACCAGAAGGTGGATGTCATTTTTGACTATGAGATTCTGCCCAGCCGAAAGCCCAAGTTCTTGGCACAGACAGCTGCTCATGTTGCTGGAGCTGCATATTACTACCAAAGGAAGGATGTGAAGCTTGATCCTTGGGGAAAAAAG aaGATCTATGGTGTATGTATCCATCCCAAGTATGGCGGTTGGTTTGCCATCCGgggtctcctcctcttcccagatATTCAGGTACTGTTGCTGAAACAGTCTGCCCCTATTGACTGTGTGAgcacagaggagaaaagaattgagctgctggagcagttcaATTTCCACTGGAAGGATGGCCGCTACCGAGACATAATTGAAGTGAAGGAAAGGTATTCAGAGGAGCAAAGAGCCTACTTTGCCACTCCTCCAGCAGAGAGATTCAAACTGCTAGGACTGACGTGTGAAGCCCAGAGAAGCACATTTCATTGA
- the MMACHC gene encoding cyanocobalamin reductase / alkylcobalamin dealkylase isoform X2: MFDKALKPFINKERLKIIRDPVDQCVSHHLSRMKEKFPDQKVDVIFDYEILPSRKPKFLAQTAAHVAGAAYYYQRKDVKLDPWGKKKIYGVCIHPKYGGWFAIRGLLLFPDIQVLLLKQSAPIDCVSTEEKRIELLEQFNFHWKDGRYRDIIEVKERYSEEQRAYFATPPAERFKLLGLTCEAQRSTFH; the protein is encoded by the exons ATGTTTGATAAAGCCTTGAAACCTTTTATCAACAAAGAACGGTTGAAAATTATCAGGGATCCTGTGGATCAGTGTGTTTCTCATCATTTATCACGCATGAAGGAG AAATTCCCTGACCAGAAGGTGGATGTCATTTTTGACTATGAGATTCTGCCCAGCCGAAAGCCCAAGTTCTTGGCACAGACAGCTGCTCATGTTGCTGGAGCTGCATATTACTACCAAAGGAAGGATGTGAAGCTTGATCCTTGGGGAAAAAAG aaGATCTATGGTGTATGTATCCATCCCAAGTATGGCGGTTGGTTTGCCATCCGgggtctcctcctcttcccagatATTCAGGTACTGTTGCTGAAACAGTCTGCCCCTATTGACTGTGTGAgcacagaggagaaaagaattgagctgctggagcagttcaATTTCCACTGGAAGGATGGCCGCTACCGAGACATAATTGAAGTGAAGGAAAGGTATTCAGAGGAGCAAAGAGCCTACTTTGCCACTCCTCCAGCAGAGAGATTCAAACTGCTAGGACTGACGTGTGAAGCCCAGAGAAGCACATTTCATTGA
- the LOC135177543 gene encoding mucin-2-like isoform X1: MEGTRRALLRLAAACYLLCVLPGEGQKTAETLVTPSPFLSTVLTSHQPRQDSDFSPVTTTSSETSLEKNLTAETLNGTGAHTTDMENTSIPITPMVGTKAETLPASTTASAGDVTLPQHEHHNISLTGNSGTEISSPSPTSTLEEKQPNPEVTEPFSTTEGMDDASSATPTLPLNSVLVTTNHSQTGPSDGQTVGPTAMRSETRPGTTPVGSKEESTMEPRAYSASISTIGSMSSGTSSSTMMVTPLVTSSTSTSAAAITTSTSTLEQPLEPMHEKASVLDVGDDENPELPSSPLADSTKADPLVITVISIFIVMVGILGLVGFLRYRQHNSRMEFRRLQDLPMDDMMEDTPLSLYSY; encoded by the exons GAGAAGGACAGAAGACAGCAGAGACCTTGGTGACACCTTCACCTTTTCTTAGCACAGTGCTAACCTCACATCAGCCAAGGCAAGACTCTGACTTCAGTCCAGTGACTACTACCAGTTCCGAGACAAGCCTGGAGAAAAACCTGACTGCTGAAACACTCAATGGCACTGGAGCCCACACTACAGATATGGAGAACACCTCCATCCCTATCACCCCCATGGTaggcaccaaggcagagacactgccggcttccaccactgccagtGCTGGAGACGTCACACTTCCACAGCATGAGCACCACAATATAAGCTTGACAGGCAACAGCGGCACTGAAATCTCCTCCCCTAGCCCCACCAGCACTCTGGAAGAAAAGCAGCCAAACCCCGAAGTCACAGAGCCTTTCAGCACAACTGAAGGAATGGATGATGCCAGCAGTGCAACCCCCACGCTTCCTCTGAACAGTGTGTTGG TGACAACTAACCACTCTCAGACGGGGCCTTCTGATGGGCAGACTGTGGGCcccacagcaatgaggtctgaaACCAGGCCAGGAACAACTCCTGTGGGTTCCAAAGAGGAGAGCACCATGGAGCCCAGAGCCTACTCTGCTTCCATCTCCACCATAGGGAGTATGTCCTCTGGTACTAGCTCCAGTACCATGATGGTGACACCCCTTGTGACCAGCTCCACATCTACTAGTGCAGCTGCTATCACCACCAGCACATCTACACTGGAGCAGCCATTAGAGCCTATGCATGAGAAAGCTTCTGTGTTGGATGTTGGTGATGATGAAAATCCAG AGCTACCCAGTTCTCCACTGGCTGATTCAACAAAGGCTGACCCTTTGGTAATCACTGTGATCTCCATCTTCATTGTCATGGTGGGCATCCTGGGCTTGGTGGGTTTCTTGAGATACCGCCAGCACAACAGTCGCATGGAGTTCCGGCGCCTGCAGGACCTGCCCATG GATGACATGATGGAGGACACCCCTCTCTCACTCTACAGCTACTAG
- the LOC135177543 gene encoding mucin-2-like isoform X3: protein MREGQKTAETLVTPSPFLSTVLTSHQPRQDSDFSPVTTTSSETSLEKNLTAETLNGTGAHTTDMENTSIPITPMVGTKAETLPASTTASAGDVTLPQHEHHNISLTGNSGTEISSPSPTSTLEEKQPNPEVTEPFSTTEGMDDASSATPTLPLNSVLVTTNHSQTGPSDGQTVGPTAMRSETRPGTTPVGSKEESTMEPRAYSASISTIGSMSSGTSSSTMMVTPLVTSSTSTSAAAITTSTSTLEQPLEPMHEKASVLDVGDDENPELPSSPLADSTKADPLVITVISIFIVMVGILGLVGFLRYRQHNSRMEFRRLQDLPMDDMMEDTPLSLYSY from the exons GAGAAGGACAGAAGACAGCAGAGACCTTGGTGACACCTTCACCTTTTCTTAGCACAGTGCTAACCTCACATCAGCCAAGGCAAGACTCTGACTTCAGTCCAGTGACTACTACCAGTTCCGAGACAAGCCTGGAGAAAAACCTGACTGCTGAAACACTCAATGGCACTGGAGCCCACACTACAGATATGGAGAACACCTCCATCCCTATCACCCCCATGGTaggcaccaaggcagagacactgccggcttccaccactgccagtGCTGGAGACGTCACACTTCCACAGCATGAGCACCACAATATAAGCTTGACAGGCAACAGCGGCACTGAAATCTCCTCCCCTAGCCCCACCAGCACTCTGGAAGAAAAGCAGCCAAACCCCGAAGTCACAGAGCCTTTCAGCACAACTGAAGGAATGGATGATGCCAGCAGTGCAACCCCCACGCTTCCTCTGAACAGTGTGTTGG TGACAACTAACCACTCTCAGACGGGGCCTTCTGATGGGCAGACTGTGGGCcccacagcaatgaggtctgaaACCAGGCCAGGAACAACTCCTGTGGGTTCCAAAGAGGAGAGCACCATGGAGCCCAGAGCCTACTCTGCTTCCATCTCCACCATAGGGAGTATGTCCTCTGGTACTAGCTCCAGTACCATGATGGTGACACCCCTTGTGACCAGCTCCACATCTACTAGTGCAGCTGCTATCACCACCAGCACATCTACACTGGAGCAGCCATTAGAGCCTATGCATGAGAAAGCTTCTGTGTTGGATGTTGGTGATGATGAAAATCCAG AGCTACCCAGTTCTCCACTGGCTGATTCAACAAAGGCTGACCCTTTGGTAATCACTGTGATCTCCATCTTCATTGTCATGGTGGGCATCCTGGGCTTGGTGGGTTTCTTGAGATACCGCCAGCACAACAGTCGCATGGAGTTCCGGCGCCTGCAGGACCTGCCCATG GATGACATGATGGAGGACACCCCTCTCTCACTCTACAGCTACTAG
- the LOC135177543 gene encoding mucin-2-like isoform X2: MEGTRRALLRLAAACYLLCVLPGEGQKTAETLVTPSPFLSTVLTSHQPRQDSDFSPVTTTSSETSLEKNLTAETLNGTGAHTTDMENTSIPITPMVGTKAETLPASTTASAGDVTLPQHEHHNISLTGNSGTEISSPSPTSTLEEKQPNPEVTEPFSTTEGMDDASSATPTLPLNSVLVTTNHSQTGPSDGQTVGPTAMRSETRPGTTPVGSKEESTMEPRAYSASISTIGSMSSGTSSSTMMVTPLVTSSTSTSAAAITTSTSTLEQPLEPMHEKASVLDVGDDENPELPSSPLADSTKADPLVITVISIFIVMVGILGLVGFLRYRQHNSRMEFRRLQDLPMVPLLPSRV; the protein is encoded by the exons GAGAAGGACAGAAGACAGCAGAGACCTTGGTGACACCTTCACCTTTTCTTAGCACAGTGCTAACCTCACATCAGCCAAGGCAAGACTCTGACTTCAGTCCAGTGACTACTACCAGTTCCGAGACAAGCCTGGAGAAAAACCTGACTGCTGAAACACTCAATGGCACTGGAGCCCACACTACAGATATGGAGAACACCTCCATCCCTATCACCCCCATGGTaggcaccaaggcagagacactgccggcttccaccactgccagtGCTGGAGACGTCACACTTCCACAGCATGAGCACCACAATATAAGCTTGACAGGCAACAGCGGCACTGAAATCTCCTCCCCTAGCCCCACCAGCACTCTGGAAGAAAAGCAGCCAAACCCCGAAGTCACAGAGCCTTTCAGCACAACTGAAGGAATGGATGATGCCAGCAGTGCAACCCCCACGCTTCCTCTGAACAGTGTGTTGG TGACAACTAACCACTCTCAGACGGGGCCTTCTGATGGGCAGACTGTGGGCcccacagcaatgaggtctgaaACCAGGCCAGGAACAACTCCTGTGGGTTCCAAAGAGGAGAGCACCATGGAGCCCAGAGCCTACTCTGCTTCCATCTCCACCATAGGGAGTATGTCCTCTGGTACTAGCTCCAGTACCATGATGGTGACACCCCTTGTGACCAGCTCCACATCTACTAGTGCAGCTGCTATCACCACCAGCACATCTACACTGGAGCAGCCATTAGAGCCTATGCATGAGAAAGCTTCTGTGTTGGATGTTGGTGATGATGAAAATCCAG AGCTACCCAGTTCTCCACTGGCTGATTCAACAAAGGCTGACCCTTTGGTAATCACTGTGATCTCCATCTTCATTGTCATGGTGGGCATCCTGGGCTTGGTGGGTTTCTTGAGATACCGCCAGCACAACAGTCGCATGGAGTTCCGGCGCCTGCAGGACCTGCCCATG GTCCCTCTCCTTCCATCCAGGGTTTGA